AGATGCGGTCCTTGAGCCGCTCGCCTAAACGCTTGGCGTACTCCCGGCTGCCAAGCAGGATGGTATCGAGCCAATAAGCCGTAGGCGAGCGGGAGGCGTCAGCCTCCCGGTCGGTCAGATTTCGCGCGTTCGTTACGGCGTCCGCGGAAGTTGTCGTACTACCGGCACACTGACGTGTGCCGCTCGCCACCGGCTGAAACGCCTCGGGGCGAAAGAACAGCGACCAATAACGGAAGGCCTCGTTGGGGTCGGTGTCCCCCGATGCCGTGAGGGCCTCGACCAGATCGACTTCATAGAAGTTGGTCGCACGTGCGTGCGCCTGGCGGCTGTAGAGCCGCCACAGCCGGCCGTTCGTTACGATGATCCAGTCGGCCATGCCGGCGTCGAGCGCGGTGACCACGCAGGCGCCCGGGTTTTCTTCGGGCGTGTCGATGTCGTTCAGGTCGGGGCCGTCCAGCCAACGGTCCCAGGCATAGACGAAGGCAGCCGTCAGCGTCTTGCCGTCGCCGGCTTTCAATAGATAGTCGGGCTGGGTTTGATCGCTCTTGCTCGGCCGGTTCACGACCGCGTTGAAGCCGAGTCGCTTGAACAGCGGCTGGAACAGCTCATCGCGCAGCGTCTGTTCGTCCTTTGTCACCCAGCGAGCTTGGGCGTCGCGCAGCGAATCACGCACGAAGGCGAAAAGCTCAGAAGGGTTGTCCCGCCAAACGGGATCGTCGCGCAAGCGCTCGCGCAAGAAATGATCGGAGAACAGCCCCCGGTTTTGAAAATATTCGCCGGTGTAGGCCGCGGCGTCGAAGACGCTGCGCAACTTGTCGAACTGCTCCAGCGCATCGCGGCAGGTCCAGGTGAAGCGGCGCAGTGTCCGCAAGTCGAGCCGAGTGGGATTGCGGCGGTTGACGCTGATCGTCTTGGGAACGACCTGGATGCGCTCACTGGTCGCAGGCCCCTTCTGCTCTCGCTTTCGCTTGTCGAGGAACACGAACTCCAGCGTGTCGAAGTCTGAGGCGAGCACGAGCAAGTGGTCGAGCGTGCCGCGGCCCAGAACCCGCACGAGATCGTTGCGGACCTTGGCCGTGAGCGACTTCGGCTGGGCGAAGACGACTCGCAGGAACTGTTCGGGGTCTTCCGAGAGCGTCTCGATCCGCTTGACGGCGCCCGCCGTTTCGCCCGAAAGCCCGATGGCTTCCGGCGAAAGCGTCGCGCGGCCGGCGGTATCGTAGCCGAGCTTGGCGAAAAAGGCGGTGATCGCGTCCGGCGACGCCAGTTCCGCGACATCGCGAGGCGAGAGGTCTAAATCGGTGACGTGCGGCACCAGGTGCTCCCCATGACGTTAAGGCCATATCCGGACTGGCATTAGCCTAACAAACCCGCGGGGGAAGTTCATCTGGTCGTTGGAATGGCGGCGTCAGTTGCACCTAACCCGCCGCTCGCTCCGACGGCGGCAGCTCAGGCCGGACCGTCGCCTGCCGCACGAACGCGATGCAGCCCGCCGACAACAGCCGGAAATGTGCCCGGCACGGCACGGGCACGCGCTCGTCCAGGCGCGCGATCGGTGCGAACAATGGGGCTGGCTGCGCTGGTTGCGGAAGAATTTCGAGGGCCCGGTCCGCACGGCGCAGCGCTATATGAGAGTCGCGCGGCACTTGCCCGCCAGCGGCATCGATGCGACGCGCGTGTCGCATCGGTCGCAGACGGCGCTCTTGCGCGGCGTGGTGTTTACGGAGCCGTCGGCACACTCACAAGTCTTCGCCCGCCGGCGGCCGCTCTCGCGGAATCGCATCCAAAAATGCCCGCACCAAATGGTCTTCCGTGCCCAACTGGCCGGCACGCTTGAAAAACGTCTTGGCCCGCGAGGGCTGTTCGTCGAAGAAAAGCTCCACGGCCAGCAGGAATATCAGATCCGCGTTTTCGGGATGCTTTTCCGCCGCGGTGGCCAACTGCTCCAGGTGCATTTGCTTGGCGGCACGGTTCTCGCCATAGATCTGATCGACGCGAAACCGGCTCGTCGGCCAGTCAGGATCGAGTGCCATGCCGCGCCGGACAGATTTCATGGCCGGGGCGTATCGGCCCAGCGCGATTTGCGCCAGCGCCTCGCGAAAATACGCTTCGGCCAGGTTCGGCGCCGCTTCGCTCGCTTTGCGATAGCGCTGCTGCGCTTCCGAAAACTCCTGTTGTCGAAATCGGGCGTCGCCATATTCGATAAACTGCCGCGCCCGCGCGGTCGCCTCGGCGTTGGCCACACGCACTTTCAGCCCGGCCGGCTTCTCACCATCTTCGACGTCGGGCAGTTCGGCATTTGTCCTCATTACTCGCGGCACGATGTCGGGAACGCTTGGCGGGGGCGCCGTGCCCGTATTCGGCCAGCCATAGAATTGAGCCAGCGCCTGCGGACCGAACCAGGCGTTGGCCGGTACGACCACGGGCGGCAGCGCATAACCGCCGTACCAGGGCGCGACGGGCCAGCCGTACAAATACGGACAGAGCAAGGGGTAGCCAACGCCGAAGCCAAAGTACGGGCCGGCCCCGCCGGCCAGCCCGTGGTGTTGCGCCATGCCTGCCGACCCATAACCGTGATGCTGGGCCAGCGCGCCGGCACCGCCCGTCGCCAGCAACAGGCCGGCAG
This Pirellulales bacterium DNA region includes the following protein-coding sequences:
- a CDS encoding tetratricopeptide repeat protein, producing MWNRLSLVTAGLLLATGGAGALAQHHGYGSAGMAQHHGLAGGAGPYFGFGVGYPLLCPYLYGWPVAPWYGGYALPPVVVPANAWFGPQALAQFYGWPNTGTAPPPSVPDIVPRVMRTNAELPDVEDGEKPAGLKVRVANAEATARARQFIEYGDARFRQQEFSEAQQRYRKASEAAPNLAEAYFREALAQIALGRYAPAMKSVRRGMALDPDWPTSRFRVDQIYGENRAAKQMHLEQLATAAEKHPENADLIFLLAVELFFDEQPSRAKTFFKRAGQLGTEDHLVRAFLDAIPRERPPAGEDL